One Mycolicibacterium crocinum DNA window includes the following coding sequences:
- a CDS encoding ParA family protein: MVCVTRVLAVANQKGGVAKTTTVASLGAAFADAGKRVLLVDLDPQGCLTFSLGTDPDKLPVSVHEVLLGDVEPNAALVDTAEGMTLLPANIDLAGAEAMLLMRAGREYALKRALDKLDQFDVVIIDCPPSLGVLTLNGLTAADEVIVPLQCETLAHRGVGQFLRTVDDVQQITNPNLKLLGALPTLYDSRTTHSRDVLLDVADRYNLPVLAPPIPRTVRFAEASASGSSVLAGRKSKGGMAYRDLAAALLKHWKSGKALPTFTPEI, encoded by the coding sequence ATGGTCTGCGTGACCCGAGTATTGGCGGTGGCCAACCAAAAGGGTGGGGTGGCCAAGACAACCACGGTCGCGTCCTTGGGGGCGGCTTTCGCGGACGCGGGCAAGCGTGTGTTGCTGGTCGACCTGGACCCACAGGGCTGTCTGACGTTCTCGCTGGGCACCGACCCGGACAAGCTGCCGGTGTCGGTGCACGAGGTGCTGCTCGGCGACGTCGAACCGAACGCGGCGCTGGTCGACACGGCCGAGGGCATGACGCTGCTGCCGGCCAACATCGACCTGGCCGGCGCGGAAGCCATGCTGCTGATGCGGGCCGGTCGCGAGTACGCCCTCAAACGCGCGCTGGACAAGCTCGACCAGTTCGACGTGGTGATCATCGACTGTCCGCCGTCGTTGGGTGTGCTCACGCTCAACGGTCTGACCGCCGCCGACGAAGTGATCGTGCCGCTGCAGTGCGAGACGCTGGCGCACCGCGGGGTGGGGCAGTTCCTGCGCACGGTCGACGACGTGCAGCAGATCACCAACCCGAACCTGAAGCTGCTGGGCGCGCTGCCGACGCTGTACGACTCGCGCACCACGCACAGCCGCGACGTTCTGCTCGACGTCGCCGACCGCTACAACTTGCCGGTGCTGGCGCCGCCGATCCCGCGCACGGTGCGCTTCGCGGAGGCCAGCGCGTCCGGGTCGTCGGTGCTGGCGGGCCGAAAGAGCAAGGGCGGCATGGCTTATCGCGATCTGGCGGCCGCGCTGCTGAAGCATTGGAAGTCCGGCAAGGCGCTGCCGACCTTCACGCCGGAGATCTAA
- a CDS encoding Rv3212 family protein, translated as MVRPERRTRGDLVAAATIALVVAVIAALFWWNSSARATISRPATSPTPNPVPARVVPDTLNQLWTATSPRTLSPIVVGGTVVTGDGRTVDGHDPQTGQIRWTYARDTNLCGVSYVYDLAVAVYPDARGCGQVSSISGGTGRRGPTRTAYADKHVVLSSNGSAVLSAGPTRLELWRSDLVRMLSYGEIDARVKPVNQGVGAGCTLMSAAASDEAVSVMEACRDQKDLRLTLLKPAKEEDEPDTKNVPLPGVAADSEARVLAVEGTTTAVYLPSPQPQIAVYDETGSKIASTLLKKPPVLANSAQAVTHAGDLYTWWTGDSVEVFDARLSYRYTIQASAAVAPLGPGAMMAGRLLIPLTTGIGVYEPTNGTSERIIPVTHPAGSGPVVPTVTGSMVIEQHGDAVAAFGPKT; from the coding sequence ATGGTCAGACCCGAGCGCCGCACCAGAGGCGATCTCGTCGCCGCGGCGACGATCGCGCTTGTTGTGGCCGTCATCGCCGCACTGTTCTGGTGGAACAGCTCCGCGCGGGCCACGATCAGCCGGCCCGCCACCTCGCCGACGCCCAATCCGGTCCCGGCGCGGGTGGTTCCCGACACGCTGAACCAGCTGTGGACCGCGACGAGCCCGCGCACGCTGAGCCCGATCGTGGTGGGCGGCACCGTGGTGACCGGCGACGGGCGGACCGTCGACGGCCATGATCCGCAGACCGGCCAGATCCGGTGGACGTATGCCCGCGACACCAATCTGTGCGGGGTGTCCTACGTCTACGACCTCGCCGTCGCGGTGTACCCCGACGCGCGCGGCTGCGGACAGGTCAGCAGTATCAGCGGCGGCACCGGTCGGCGCGGCCCGACCCGCACCGCATACGCCGACAAGCACGTGGTCCTCAGCTCCAACGGCAGCGCCGTGCTGTCGGCCGGGCCGACCCGGTTGGAGTTGTGGCGCTCAGATCTGGTGCGGATGCTGTCCTACGGCGAGATCGACGCCCGGGTCAAACCGGTCAATCAGGGTGTCGGGGCCGGTTGCACGCTGATGTCGGCGGCGGCCAGCGACGAAGCGGTGTCGGTGATGGAAGCCTGCCGCGACCAGAAGGACCTGCGCCTGACGCTGCTCAAGCCGGCGAAGGAAGAAGACGAACCCGACACCAAAAACGTCCCGCTACCGGGTGTCGCCGCCGATTCCGAGGCGCGCGTGCTGGCGGTGGAGGGCACCACCACCGCGGTGTACCTGCCGTCGCCGCAACCGCAGATCGCCGTGTACGACGAGACCGGCAGCAAGATCGCCAGCACGCTGCTGAAAAAGCCTCCGGTGCTTGCCAATTCAGCTCAGGCCGTCACCCACGCGGGCGATCTCTACACCTGGTGGACCGGCGACAGCGTGGAGGTTTTCGACGCCCGGCTGTCCTACCGCTACACGATCCAGGCGTCCGCGGCGGTGGCTCCGCTAGGTCCCGGCGCGATGATGGCCGGCCGGCTGCTCATCCCGCTCACCACCGGCATCGGGGTCTACGAGCCGACCAACGGCACCAGCGAACGCATCATTCCCGTCACGCACCCCGCCGGATCCGGTCCGGTGGTCCCGACCGTCACCGGCTCGATGGTGATCGAGCAGCACGGTGACGCAGTCGCCGCGTTCGGCCCGAAGACTTAG
- a CDS encoding DEAD/DEAH box helicase, which produces MTPLTTHPQLSFAQLGVRDEIVRALAEEGKEYAFAIQEQTLPMALAGDDLIGQARTGMGKTLAFGVPLLHRITTDTTRPLTGTPRALVVVPTRELCLQVHGDLVAASKYLQADESRKLTVTAIYGGRPYEPQIEALQKGVDVVVGTPGRLLDLAQQGHLQLGGLSVLVLDEADEMLDLGFLPDIERILKQIPSERQAMLFSATMPDPIITLARTFMNQPTHIRAEGVQGSATHDTTEQFVYRAHALDKVEMVSRILQAEGRGATMIFTRTKRTAQKVSDELAERGFKVGAVHGDLGQIAREKALKAFRNGDIDVLVATDVAARGIDIDDITHVINYQIPEDEQAYVHRIGRTGRAGKTGIAITLVDWDELERWSMIDKALKLECPDPAETYSSSPHLYTELNIPTEAGGSIGAARKSQGAKSPSKAQDGTRISSTDSNRERPSRNRSRRRTRGGQGATGHVETTDAPADGATVKAEGGDDSPARKRRRRRRPRNTAEAPATAG; this is translated from the coding sequence ATGACACCATTGACAACTCACCCCCAGCTTTCATTCGCCCAGCTCGGAGTGCGTGACGAGATCGTCCGCGCCCTCGCCGAAGAAGGCAAGGAATACGCCTTCGCCATCCAGGAACAGACCCTGCCGATGGCCCTGGCCGGCGACGACCTCATCGGCCAGGCCCGCACCGGCATGGGCAAGACCCTCGCGTTCGGTGTGCCCCTGCTGCACCGCATCACCACCGACACCACGCGACCGCTGACCGGTACTCCGCGCGCGCTCGTCGTGGTCCCGACCCGCGAGCTCTGCCTGCAGGTCCATGGTGACCTCGTCGCCGCATCGAAGTACCTGCAGGCCGACGAGTCCCGCAAGCTGACCGTCACCGCCATCTACGGCGGCCGCCCGTACGAGCCGCAGATCGAGGCGCTGCAGAAGGGTGTTGACGTGGTCGTCGGCACCCCGGGCCGCCTCCTCGACCTCGCCCAGCAGGGGCACCTGCAGCTCGGCGGCCTGTCGGTGCTGGTGCTCGACGAGGCCGACGAAATGCTTGACCTGGGCTTCCTGCCCGATATCGAGCGGATCCTCAAGCAGATCCCGAGCGAGCGGCAGGCCATGCTGTTCTCGGCGACCATGCCGGATCCGATCATCACGCTGGCCCGCACCTTCATGAACCAGCCCACCCACATCCGGGCCGAAGGCGTGCAGGGGTCGGCCACCCACGACACCACCGAGCAGTTCGTCTACCGCGCGCACGCACTCGACAAGGTCGAGATGGTCAGCCGCATCCTGCAGGCCGAAGGCCGCGGCGCGACGATGATCTTCACCCGCACCAAGCGGACCGCGCAGAAGGTGTCCGACGAGCTGGCCGAGCGCGGCTTCAAAGTCGGCGCCGTGCACGGTGACCTCGGCCAGATCGCCCGCGAGAAAGCACTCAAGGCGTTCCGCAACGGCGATATCGATGTGCTCGTGGCTACGGACGTGGCGGCCCGAGGCATCGACATCGACGACATCACGCACGTCATCAACTACCAGATTCCCGAGGACGAGCAGGCCTACGTGCACCGCATCGGGCGCACCGGCCGCGCCGGCAAGACCGGTATCGCGATCACCCTGGTCGACTGGGACGAGCTGGAGCGCTGGTCGATGATCGACAAGGCCCTCAAGCTCGAGTGCCCCGACCCGGCGGAGACCTACTCCAGCTCCCCGCACCTGTACACCGAACTGAACATCCCGACCGAGGCCGGCGGCTCGATCGGCGCCGCGCGCAAGTCGCAGGGCGCCAAGTCGCCCAGCAAGGCGCAGGACGGCACCCGGATCAGCTCCACCGACTCCAACCGCGAGCGGCCCAGCCGCAACCGGTCGCGTCGTCGCACCCGCGGCGGCCAGGGCGCCACCGGGCACGTCGAGACGACGGACGCCCCGGCCGACGGTGCCACCGTCAAGGCCGAGGGCGGCGACGACAGCCCGGCCCGCAAGCGGCGTCGCCGGCGTCGTCCGCGCAACACCGCCGAGGCCCCCGCAACCGCAGGCTGA